ATCGACGCTCGCGAACGCGACGATTTCTGGAACGCGCGGGCGGCCTTTCTAAAAGAATCGTACGACGCCGAAGCCGATGACTACCGACTGAACCTCGCGAACAAAGCCGAAGCGCTCGTGAAACTAAGCGACAAAGACGAGGTGTGCCTGTGGTTCGGCGACGATTTGTTTTGTCAGGCAAATATGTGGTTTTGCCTCGAACTTCTGGCCGATAGCGCTGCCGCCGTTTATCGCGTTTTTCCGGAAGGGATCGATTTTGGGCACGAATCGGCGGATCAGTTGAATCTAAGCTTCGCAAATCGAGTGCGGCTTGGCAGGGAAGACCTCGAACTCGGCCGGGAACTATGGGAAGCATTTCGATCCCGCGACCGACGGTTGTTCGAGAATCTCGGCGGAAAACGATCCGCGGCTTTTCGGAAGCTGTCGGAAGTCTGTCTCGCCGCCCGCGATGTTGAAACGCGTCCACTCGAATCCGTGAAGCAGATCATTTCGGAAATCGGCGATGACTTCGACGCTGTCTTTCGCGAATTCTCAAAACGCGAGGCGATCTACGGACTCGGCGACGC
The DNA window shown above is from Acidobacteriota bacterium and carries:
- a CDS encoding DUF1835 domain-containing protein, coding for MIVHVLNGDCLLEPFAAAGLNGEPLVFRECLIEGPIDARERDDFWNARAAFLKESYDAEADDYRLNLANKAEALVKLSDKDEVCLWFGDDLFCQANMWFCLELLADSAAAVYRVFPEGIDFGHESADQLNLSFANRVRLGREDLELGRELWEAFRSRDRRLFENLGGKRSAAFRKLSEVCLAARDVETRPLESVKQIISEIGDDFDAVFREFSKREAIYGLGDAQVRRLIESA